Proteins from a genomic interval of Chloroflexota bacterium:
- the fabF gene encoding beta-ketoacyl-ACP synthase II, translating to MAERKRVVITGMGIMSPLGETVDEYWDALVQGRSGIGPMTMADPTGFPCRIAGEVTSFDPASYIDGREARRMARFSQMAVASAVRAMEQSGLNGSNMDPDAAGVLLGNGNGGMPVTQEQAKVLFERGGMKESPFFIPMILPNMAAAQVSRILGLRGYTNTVITACAAGTQAIGEAAEVIRRGAAKVVVSGGTEAGICELALGGFSVIKALSSSNEDPARASRPFEANRDGFVPGEGAASLVLEEMEHALGRGANILGEVVGYGVSSDAFHPVHPDDNGDGAARAMRWALADAGIMPEEIDYINAHGTSTPLNDAVETLAIKQVFGDAAYKVPISSTKSMIGHALGAAGAVEAVAAVKSIETGTIHPTINYEDPDPACDLDYVPNVARSADVQTVLSNSFGFGGQNACLVIRRFQE from the coding sequence GTGGCAGAGCGAAAGCGTGTTGTCATAACGGGCATGGGCATCATGAGTCCGCTTGGCGAGACTGTGGATGAGTACTGGGACGCGCTGGTGCAGGGCCGGTCAGGCATCGGGCCGATGACCATGGCCGACCCCACGGGGTTCCCGTGCCGCATCGCGGGCGAGGTCACGAGCTTTGACCCGGCAAGCTACATCGACGGCCGCGAGGCGCGGCGGATGGCGCGGTTTTCGCAGATGGCCGTGGCCTCTGCGGTGCGGGCGATGGAGCAGTCCGGGCTGAACGGGTCGAACATGGACCCAGACGCGGCCGGAGTGCTTCTTGGCAACGGCAACGGGGGCATGCCTGTCACCCAGGAGCAGGCCAAGGTGCTGTTTGAACGCGGCGGGATGAAAGAATCTCCCTTCTTCATCCCGATGATCCTGCCCAACATGGCCGCGGCCCAGGTCAGCCGCATTCTGGGACTCAGGGGCTACACCAACACCGTCATCACCGCGTGCGCCGCGGGCACGCAGGCCATCGGCGAGGCCGCCGAGGTCATCCGCAGGGGCGCGGCAAAGGTCGTCGTCAGCGGAGGCACAGAGGCAGGCATCTGCGAGCTTGCGCTTGGCGGGTTCAGCGTCATCAAGGCGCTCTCATCCAGCAACGAGGACCCGGCGAGGGCCAGCCGCCCCTTCGAGGCGAACCGCGACGGCTTCGTGCCCGGCGAAGGAGCGGCGTCGCTCGTGCTGGAGGAGATGGAGCACGCGCTGGGGCGCGGGGCCAACATCCTCGGCGAGGTGGTAGGCTACGGGGTATCGTCCGACGCCTTCCACCCGGTGCACCCGGACGACAACGGCGACGGCGCCGCCCGCGCAATGCGGTGGGCCCTCGCCGATGCGGGCATCATGCCGGAGGAGATCGACTACATCAACGCGCACGGCACCTCGACGCCGCTGAACGACGCGGTGGAGACGCTGGCGATCAAGCAGGTGTTCGGCGACGCGGCGTACAAGGTTCCCATCAGCTCGACCAAGTCGATGATCGGGCACGCGCTGGGTGCGGCGGGCGCGGTGGAGGCCGTCGCGGCGGTGAAGTCCATCGAGACGGGCACCATCCACCCGACGATCAACTACGAAGACCCGGACCCGGCCTGCGACCTGGACTACGTTCCAAACGTGGCGCGGAGCGCGGACGTACAGACAGTGCTGTCCAACAGCTTCGGCTTCGGCGGCCAGAACGCCTGCCTGGTCATCCGCCGGTTTCAGGAGTAG
- a CDS encoding bifunctional folylpolyglutamate synthase/dihydrofolate synthase has protein sequence MNYTSALRHVLSLADLERMVEPPGVRPRYDLDRMHALLDALGRPHLSTPTVHVTGTKGKGSTSSMIASILRSSGYTVGLYTSPHLHTMRERIQVNGEPLTEEEFAATVEAVWPAVEAMSAEGVTTFETLTAMAFHAFASRKLDWQVLEVGMGGTLDATNTVQSPQVCVITSISLDHTKILGDTVEAIAHDKAGIIKPGATVITAPQPPGVIAELEEACARAGAELVRTDERYEWSVTGFDLRGQSFRAEGTGGSWDGWLPLLGEHQVENAMCAIAAAAALAGSDPAVTHESTLDGLANVRWLGRLEVLEEQPLVVADGAHNPYSAKRLVEAVDRYFGARRRVLLFGASLGHDLRGIVRGLAALEPEAVVVTASRHPRAVPMDTLMQEFRDAGMPVQWGGSVAEGFALAKTLAGPEHLVLATGSLFTAVEVRERLFGIPPEEYPEFQDVRFSSRVR, from the coding sequence TTGAACTACACAAGCGCGTTGCGCCACGTCCTGAGTCTGGCAGACCTGGAACGCATGGTGGAGCCGCCCGGCGTCCGGCCGCGTTACGACCTCGACCGCATGCACGCGCTGCTCGACGCGCTCGGCCGCCCGCATCTCTCGACGCCGACGGTGCACGTGACGGGCACCAAGGGGAAGGGCAGCACCTCCTCCATGATCGCGTCCATCCTCCGCTCCAGCGGCTACACCGTCGGCCTCTACACCTCGCCGCACCTGCACACCATGCGAGAGCGCATCCAGGTGAACGGCGAGCCGCTCACTGAGGAGGAGTTCGCGGCGACGGTCGAGGCAGTCTGGCCCGCCGTCGAGGCGATGAGCGCCGAGGGCGTCACCACCTTCGAGACGCTGACGGCAATGGCCTTCCACGCATTCGCGTCGCGGAAGCTCGACTGGCAGGTGCTCGAGGTGGGCATGGGGGGCACCCTTGACGCCACCAATACCGTGCAATCGCCACAGGTGTGCGTCATCACGTCCATCAGCCTGGACCACACGAAGATCCTCGGCGACACCGTTGAGGCCATCGCGCACGACAAGGCGGGCATCATCAAGCCTGGCGCGACGGTGATCACTGCTCCGCAGCCGCCCGGTGTCATCGCCGAATTGGAGGAGGCGTGCGCCCGCGCCGGCGCAGAACTGGTGCGGACAGACGAACGCTACGAGTGGAGCGTGACCGGCTTCGACCTTCGCGGGCAGTCCTTCCGCGCCGAGGGCACAGGGGGATCTTGGGACGGCTGGCTGCCCCTGCTCGGCGAGCACCAGGTGGAGAACGCTATGTGCGCCATCGCGGCGGCGGCGGCCCTGGCGGGGAGCGACCCAGCGGTCACGCATGAGTCGACGCTGGACGGGCTCGCGAACGTGCGGTGGCTAGGGCGGCTGGAGGTGCTGGAGGAGCAACCGCTCGTCGTCGCCGACGGCGCGCACAATCCGTACTCGGCGAAGAGGCTGGTGGAGGCCGTCGACCGCTACTTTGGCGCTCGGAGACGCGTGTTGTTGTTTGGGGCGTCGCTGGGCCACGACCTGCGCGGAATCGTGCGGGGGCTTGCGGCCCTCGAACCCGAGGCGGTCGTGGTAACAGCGTCGCGCCACCCCCGCGCCGTGCCCATGGACACGCTGATGCAGGAGTTTCGGGACGCGGGCATGCCGGTGCAGTGGGGCGGCAGCGTCGCCGAGGGGTTCGCGCTGGCGAAGACCCTCGCGGGGCCGGAGCACCTGGTATTGGCCACGGGGTCGCTTTTCACGGCAGTAGAGGTGCGGGAGCGCCTGTTTGGCATCCCGCCGGAGGAGTATCCTGAATTTCAGGACGTTCGATTTTCTTCGCGTGTGAGGTAA